In one Brevibacillus composti genomic region, the following are encoded:
- a CDS encoding VanW family protein: MLRIQSYQLYGGVFALLLVQTLVFGAVSLLASGLWEQSGSAAGGRLPAIQVAGLSLEGRTWAEARADVERKLDDLSRAPLLLTLDQRTYPLDKDKLGLRYELDQTMERVKERAERSAGIAGIVNRLTGDEGEARIPLSVVYDRHELKRQIADIAREVEQEARAATLRIEQERAVVVPERIGYQVDVEETIAAVETELETLRFSLQTPLMVKKEVPAIVSKDLEQSTELLSQWRAQLAASVPDRLENVKRAAELINGTILLPNQVLSFNELTGPYTAANGYRPSADKKQEAIPDGLGGSAVQVASALYETAVMSGLEIIERHSAKRPVDVQKLGMEAFVNGEEFDLRFANRLDRPVYIHAAVEQGSLRVALYGPASPAAEKPLLTTEISEYYTPDTIVRADPALPANAERIERVGEKGFRVKVYLYYPQADKKAPVADNVYLPIPHVIAVGPERAGAAARERRPVADWPTEAEEEWLATSGQYTPADRLPDNGKPPDIDPLPLQPAAPAVADSPAPASSAAAGSSSALGGTSAGSAGGSKGSVEKNNGMIILHDAPVR, from the coding sequence GTGTTGCGAATCCAATCATATCAATTGTACGGTGGCGTTTTTGCGCTCCTCTTGGTCCAAACCCTGGTGTTCGGGGCTGTCTCCCTGCTCGCCTCCGGCTTGTGGGAACAGTCCGGATCAGCCGCCGGAGGAAGGCTCCCTGCCATACAGGTGGCGGGCTTGTCTCTGGAGGGACGAACATGGGCGGAGGCGCGGGCGGACGTGGAGCGGAAGCTGGATGACCTCTCTCGCGCACCGCTGCTGCTCACGCTGGACCAGCGGACATATCCGCTGGACAAAGACAAGCTCGGTCTCCGCTATGAACTGGATCAGACGATGGAGCGGGTCAAGGAAAGGGCGGAACGGTCCGCGGGAATCGCAGGTATCGTAAACCGACTGACGGGTGACGAAGGGGAAGCCCGCATCCCGCTGTCGGTCGTCTATGACCGCCACGAACTGAAAAGGCAGATCGCGGACATTGCGCGCGAAGTCGAGCAAGAGGCGCGGGCAGCCACTCTGCGAATCGAGCAGGAGAGAGCGGTGGTGGTTCCAGAGAGGATCGGCTACCAGGTGGATGTAGAAGAGACGATTGCGGCCGTGGAGACGGAGCTCGAGACCCTGCGCTTCTCTTTGCAAACCCCGCTGATGGTGAAAAAAGAGGTGCCCGCGATCGTTTCGAAGGACTTGGAGCAAAGCACGGAGCTGCTCTCGCAATGGAGAGCGCAGCTGGCCGCTTCCGTCCCCGACAGGCTGGAGAATGTGAAAAGGGCTGCTGAGCTGATCAACGGTACGATTCTGCTGCCGAATCAGGTCCTCTCCTTCAACGAGTTGACAGGTCCCTATACCGCCGCAAACGGCTACCGCCCCTCTGCGGATAAAAAGCAGGAGGCAATCCCCGACGGACTGGGCGGCAGCGCTGTTCAAGTCGCCTCAGCACTCTACGAGACCGCAGTCATGAGCGGGCTGGAGATCATCGAGCGGCACAGCGCCAAGCGGCCGGTCGATGTACAGAAGCTGGGGATGGAGGCTTTTGTAAACGGCGAAGAATTTGACCTGCGCTTTGCCAACCGCCTGGACAGACCGGTCTACATCCATGCGGCGGTCGAGCAGGGCAGTCTGCGCGTGGCTCTCTACGGCCCCGCATCGCCTGCGGCGGAGAAGCCGCTTTTGACCACGGAGATCAGCGAGTATTACACACCGGACACGATCGTGCGGGCAGACCCTGCGCTCCCGGCCAATGCCGAGCGGATCGAGCGGGTCGGCGAAAAGGGCTTTCGGGTTAAAGTATATCTCTACTATCCTCAGGCGGACAAAAAGGCGCCCGTCGCGGACAATGTATATCTGCCGATCCCCCATGTAATCGCGGTCGGTCCCGAGCGAGCGGGAGCCGCCGCGCGAGAGAGAAGGCCGGTGGCGGACTGGCCGACAGAGGCAGAGGAGGAATGGCTGGCGACCAGCGGGCAGTACACCCCGGCGGACCGCCTCCCGGATAACGGGAAGCCGCCGGATATTGACCCGCTCCCGCTACAGCCGGCTGCACCCGCCGTTGCCGACAGCCCCGCACCCGCGAGCAGCGCGGCTGCCGGGAGCTCGTCCGCACTAGGCGGCACGTCTGCCGGCTCTGCCGGGGGATCGAAAGGATCGGTCGAGAAGAATAACGGCATGATTATTTTACATGATGCGCCTGTGAGGTGA